The Candidatus Nezhaarchaeales archaeon genome includes a window with the following:
- the rnhA gene encoding ribonuclease HI, translating into MITVYIDGLCEPYNPYGVATFGFCIYKDGEKASVGSGVVGEGLGMSNNVAEYTALYRALTEILNRGWENEEVTVKSDSKLLVNQMNGLWRARGGLYYETFLKTLKLTRKFHKISFVWIPREENKEADSLSRQAYEEYCKKKCVGAKYYDDATFKRRKTGIRR; encoded by the coding sequence TTGATTACCGTTTACATCGATGGGCTTTGCGAACCCTATAACCCTTACGGCGTAGCGACCTTCGGCTTCTGCATCTACAAAGACGGTGAGAAGGCTTCTGTAGGAAGCGGGGTTGTAGGAGAAGGACTCGGTATGAGTAATAACGTGGCTGAATACACGGCTCTATATAGAGCTTTAACCGAAATACTTAACCGCGGCTGGGAAAACGAGGAGGTAACGGTGAAATCCGACAGTAAATTACTCGTCAACCAGATGAACGGTTTATGGCGAGCACGCGGAGGACTCTACTATGAAACGTTCTTAAAAACTTTAAAGCTTACACGGAAGTTTCATAAAATAAGTTTCGTATGGATTCCTAGAGAGGAAAATAAGGAGGCTGATAGTCTAAGCCGACAAGCCTACGAGGAATACTGCAAAAAGAAATGTGTAGGAGCGAAATATTACGACGATGCAACCTTCAAACGAAGGAAAACCGGTATTCGTCGTTAA
- a CDS encoding DEAD/DEAH box helicase, producing the protein MGNVFEELSKPLRDTLKKYGYETPTEPQEKAIPLILKGRNTLIIAPSGTGKTEAALLPVFDLFLRSQERSRVSILYVTPLRALNRDILRRMASLAEDLGLRVEVRHGDTSVSQRRRQALTPPHMLITTPETLQAILPGKLMRSHLKSVKWVIIDEIHDLVSDKRGVQFAIALERLKDIVKRDFQRIGLSATVGSVDKVKGFLKGSSGDVEVVYVPASKGLRVTVDLPQVSHVDEEYAAKLCIQPAIASRLRRILEVARQYRSVLVFTNTRETAELLASRLRALKPGFNVKAHHGSLSVEERVEAESGFKAGSVKLLVCTSSLELGIDVGTVDYVVQYMSPRQVTPFLQRVGRSGHRVGFTSLGSIIPTSPDDICESTVIARMALKEELEPIVIHENALDVLAHQLVGILLDKGKASIDEAYLLIKRAYPYRGLSLEDFKAVAKFMEGLGLVKLKGHLLRPSPRKAWSYYFENISMIPDVKRFEVVDLVERRPIGSLDEEFVAFRGQRGSTFILAGRAWNFVGVEEDKVYVEPSSDSIGAIPSWEGELIPVPFDVAREVGALRGKVEEALTKGQNPLEPLQPLQVTREAALKVVEAVKAQLLSGVPVPTDKRLVVEGLGNYVVVHACLGSKVNESLAMILAGLLSGKLGATVNYRVDPYRILLILPTPIDPKAVMDVMLSIKPEEVEQLLEPLIKSSNTYSWRLLHVAKRFGSISREASLRVVRMLPKLYEGTVVERAAKEEVVVDKLDVAGLKHFLEELGKGSLKVEVREGRLEEGVSPFAAPILNVSVFHEVGPIGKPVAVLIDVLRGRLLSREVKLICMFCGGWESIVKVGSLPDDVKCPKCGARFIAVTWKGDKSIKRVLSLRRSGKQLSKQDLKVLEAAQRSGGLVLSYGKKAVVAMAAHGVGPQTATRILAKHRSSEEEFYLDILEAERQYARTRAFWDEEQHRRA; encoded by the coding sequence TTGGGTAACGTCTTCGAAGAGCTTTCGAAGCCTTTAAGGGATACGCTTAAAAAGTACGGTTACGAAACGCCTACGGAGCCTCAAGAGAAGGCTATACCGCTAATACTTAAGGGTAGGAATACGCTGATAATCGCCCCGTCAGGTACTGGTAAGACTGAAGCGGCCCTCCTACCGGTCTTCGACTTATTCCTTAGAAGCCAGGAGCGAAGCCGTGTATCTATCCTCTACGTAACTCCGCTTAGGGCTTTAAATAGGGACATACTTAGGAGGATGGCTAGCCTAGCTGAAGACTTAGGGTTAAGGGTTGAAGTCCGTCATGGGGATACTAGTGTTTCGCAGCGTAGAAGGCAGGCTTTAACACCGCCTCATATGCTGATAACAACGCCTGAAACGCTTCAAGCCATACTACCCGGGAAGCTTATGAGGAGCCATCTTAAATCCGTGAAGTGGGTGATCATCGACGAGATCCACGATCTAGTATCGGATAAACGGGGTGTTCAGTTCGCGATCGCGTTAGAGAGGCTTAAGGATATCGTTAAACGCGACTTCCAGAGGATAGGGCTTAGCGCTACGGTTGGATCAGTAGATAAGGTTAAAGGCTTCCTTAAGGGTTCGAGCGGCGACGTGGAGGTTGTTTACGTACCTGCTTCGAAGGGTTTACGCGTAACCGTCGATCTTCCACAGGTCTCTCACGTGGATGAAGAATACGCTGCTAAACTCTGTATACAGCCAGCTATAGCTTCAAGGCTTCGAAGGATCCTAGAGGTAGCTCGACAGTATAGATCAGTGCTCGTATTCACTAACACGAGGGAAACGGCTGAACTACTAGCTTCAAGGCTTCGCGCCTTAAAGCCGGGCTTCAACGTTAAGGCGCACCATGGATCCTTATCGGTTGAGGAAAGGGTTGAAGCCGAATCGGGTTTTAAGGCTGGATCAGTTAAACTATTGGTATGCACGTCGTCGCTTGAACTCGGTATAGACGTTGGCACCGTTGACTACGTAGTACAGTACATGAGCCCCCGCCAAGTTACACCCTTCCTTCAAAGGGTTGGAAGATCTGGGCATAGGGTCGGTTTTACCTCGCTAGGCTCCATAATCCCCACGTCCCCAGACGACATTTGTGAATCGACCGTGATAGCTAGAATGGCGTTAAAGGAGGAGCTTGAACCCATCGTTATCCACGAGAACGCGCTCGACGTATTAGCCCATCAACTGGTCGGCATACTCCTAGATAAGGGTAAGGCTAGTATCGACGAGGCGTACCTACTAATTAAAAGGGCCTACCCGTACCGAGGGTTAAGCCTAGAGGACTTTAAAGCCGTAGCCAAGTTCATGGAGGGGTTGGGCCTAGTTAAGCTTAAAGGCCACCTCCTACGCCCCTCCCCCCGAAAGGCTTGGAGCTACTATTTCGAGAACATCTCCATGATACCCGACGTTAAACGCTTCGAAGTAGTGGATTTAGTTGAACGACGCCCCATAGGCTCTTTAGACGAGGAGTTCGTAGCCTTCAGGGGTCAACGCGGTTCAACATTCATCCTCGCCGGTCGCGCTTGGAACTTCGTAGGCGTTGAAGAGGATAAGGTATACGTGGAGCCATCCTCGGACTCAATAGGCGCTATACCTAGCTGGGAGGGAGAGCTTATACCGGTGCCCTTCGACGTAGCGCGTGAAGTAGGAGCTTTAAGGGGGAAAGTTGAAGAGGCATTAACCAAAGGTCAAAATCCACTTGAACCCCTCCAACCCCTCCAAGTTACACGGGAGGCAGCGCTTAAGGTAGTTGAAGCAGTGAAGGCTCAATTGTTAAGCGGCGTACCAGTACCAACTGATAAGCGGCTAGTCGTGGAGGGTTTAGGGAACTACGTGGTGGTTCACGCCTGCCTCGGCTCAAAGGTTAACGAGTCGTTAGCCATGATCCTAGCAGGCCTCCTAAGCGGTAAGCTCGGCGCGACAGTTAACTATAGGGTCGACCCGTATAGGATTCTCTTAATCCTACCAACACCCATAGACCCTAAAGCCGTCATGGACGTAATGCTCTCCATTAAGCCGGAGGAGGTTGAACAACTCCTTGAACCCCTTATAAAATCCTCCAACACGTACTCCTGGAGGCTCCTACACGTAGCTAAACGCTTCGGCTCCATCAGTAGAGAGGCATCCTTACGCGTAGTTAGAATGCTACCAAAACTATACGAGGGGACGGTAGTGGAACGAGCAGCTAAGGAGGAGGTCGTCGTGGATAAGCTCGACGTAGCCGGGTTGAAGCACTTCCTAGAGGAACTAGGTAAAGGCTCGCTTAAGGTTGAAGTCCGCGAAGGGAGGCTTGAGGAAGGCGTTTCCCCGTTCGCCGCTCCAATACTCAATGTATCCGTATTCCACGAGGTAGGACCCATAGGTAAACCGGTAGCCGTGTTGATCGACGTATTAAGGGGGAGGCTTTTAAGTAGGGAGGTAAAGCTCATATGCATGTTTTGCGGCGGATGGGAAAGCATAGTGAAGGTCGGCAGCCTACCTGACGACGTTAAATGCCCTAAATGCGGCGCACGCTTCATAGCCGTCACCTGGAAGGGCGATAAGAGTATTAAGCGGGTTTTAAGCCTACGTAGATCCGGTAAGCAACTCTCGAAGCAGGACTTGAAGGTGTTAGAAGCCGCTCAACGATCCGGAGGCTTGGTTTTAAGCTACGGTAAGAAGGCCGTGGTAGCTATGGCCGCCCACGGCGTAGGCCCTCAAACGGCTACTAGGATCTTAGCTAAACATCGAAGCTCCGAGGAGGAATTCTACCTGGATATACTCGAAGCTGAAAGGCAGTACGCTCGAACCAGGGCCTTCTGGGATGAGGAACAGCATAGGAGGGCTTAA
- a CDS encoding CoA-binding protein: MDWNSLFAPKSIAVIGASSDPDNFTNQYVKALIEHGFKGDIFPVNPKEAEVLKRTLAYSTSPRR, translated from the coding sequence ATGGATTGGAACTCTTTATTCGCGCCTAAATCCATAGCGGTAATAGGTGCTTCAAGCGACCCCGACAACTTCACTAATCAGTACGTTAAGGCCTTGATCGAACATGGCTTTAAGGGGGACATATTCCCGGTAAACCCTAAGGAAGCGGAGGTTTTAAAGCGTACGCTAGCGTACTCGACATCCCCGAGGAGGTAG